The Streptomyces sp. NBC_01439 genome contains the following window.
GCAGAAGGCGACGCGCTCGACCGAGGAGGTCGAGGAGGCCGCGGTCGAAGAATCGACCGACCTCAAGGAGCGCCAGGAGAAGCTCTCCGACGACGTCGACTCCGTACTTGACGAAATCGATGATGTGCTCGAGGAGAACGCGGAGGACTTCGTGCGCTCCTTCGTTCAGAAGGGTGGCGAGTGATTTCACCTTCGAATCGAAGGTGACACTCGCAGGGGAGGGTGAGTGTCGGAGGCAGGTAAGAAGTGTGGGCGGTGTGGCGTAGTCAAGCCGTTCGATGCTTTCGCTTCGAACCGGGCCATGCGTGACGGCCTGCAGTGCTATTGCAGGCCGTGCGCAGCCGAGTACCACCAACAGCGTCAGATAGCCAAGGGGAAGAACGTGCGTCCCCGAGTCGAAGCCCCTGCGGGGCACAAATACTGCCGCCGGTGCGGGGAGGTCAAGCCCCACTCGGAATGGGACCGGAACAAGACGGCTTCGGATGGGTTATCGACGCGTTGCAAGGCGTGTCGAGCGGTCGAAAGTCGGGCAGGGCACCTCAAGCGTTCCTACGGCATGACCGAGGCCGATCGGGACGAAATGATCGCCGCCCAAGGCGGGC
Protein-coding sequences here:
- a CDS encoding ubiquitin-like protein Pup, producing the protein MATKDTGGGQQKATRSTEEVEEAAVEESTDLKERQEKLSDDVDSVLDEIDDVLEENAEDFVRSFVQKGGE